The following proteins are co-located in the Paenibacillus sp. JNUCC32 genome:
- a CDS encoding nucleobase:cation symporter-2 family protein, translating into MEQQKQAVQEPIFDKNRSPGKTFSLGLQHVLAMYAGAIIVPLIVGGALGLTTEQLTYLIAIDLLACGVATLLQVFGNKYFGIGLPVMLGCAFQAVGPMIIIGQQHGMSAIYGAIIASGLFVILFSGLFGKLIKVFPPVVTGSVVTIIGLTLIPVALNDLGGGQGSEDFGSALNISLGFGVLAFIIIMNRFAKGFLRSISVLLGLILGTLVAALYGGVDLTPLREAGWFRAPQPFFFGTPEFKIVPIMTMILVAIVSVAESTGVFMALGKIVDRDITSKDLSRGYRAEGLAIVVGGIFNSFPYTTYSQNVGLIQMSRVKTRDVIVVAGGLLVLIGFVPKIAAMTQLVPTSVLGGAMVALFGMVVSSGIRMLGDQVDLNRHENLFIIACSVGMGLGVTTVPGLFASLPDNLRILADNGIVAGSLTAIVLNLIFNGLKYTKPTRTERGETTEGHAA; encoded by the coding sequence ATGGAACAACAGAAACAAGCGGTGCAAGAGCCGATTTTCGATAAAAATCGGAGTCCGGGCAAAACCTTTTCGCTAGGTTTGCAGCATGTATTGGCAATGTACGCAGGGGCAATCATCGTACCGCTTATCGTCGGTGGTGCACTCGGTTTAACGACGGAGCAGCTGACGTATCTCATCGCCATCGACCTGCTTGCATGCGGGGTCGCAACCCTGCTGCAGGTATTCGGCAACAAGTACTTCGGTATCGGTCTTCCAGTAATGCTTGGCTGCGCGTTCCAGGCGGTAGGGCCGATGATCATTATCGGACAGCAGCACGGCATGTCGGCTATTTATGGAGCGATTATCGCTTCCGGTTTATTTGTCATTCTGTTCTCCGGTTTATTCGGTAAGCTGATTAAGGTATTCCCGCCTGTCGTTACAGGCTCTGTTGTTACGATTATCGGTCTGACGCTGATCCCCGTAGCCTTGAATGACCTTGGCGGCGGTCAGGGCAGTGAGGATTTCGGCAGCGCGCTCAACATTTCCCTTGGTTTCGGCGTTCTTGCCTTCATTATTATCATGAACCGTTTTGCCAAAGGCTTCTTGCGTTCGATCTCCGTTCTTTTGGGTCTCATTCTCGGCACCCTGGTTGCCGCGTTATACGGCGGGGTCGATCTTACCCCATTGCGCGAAGCCGGCTGGTTCCGCGCGCCGCAGCCTTTCTTTTTTGGTACGCCGGAGTTTAAAATCGTTCCGATCATGACGATGATTCTGGTAGCGATCGTCAGCGTTGCCGAATCGACGGGCGTATTTATGGCGCTTGGCAAAATCGTGGATCGCGACATCACCTCCAAGGACTTGTCCCGCGGTTACCGCGCGGAGGGTCTTGCGATTGTGGTAGGCGGTATTTTCAACTCGTTCCCTTATACCACGTACTCCCAAAACGTTGGCTTGATTCAGATGAGCCGCGTGAAGACGCGCGACGTCATCGTAGTGGCAGGCGGTTTGCTTGTATTGATCGGATTCGTGCCGAAGATTGCCGCCATGACGCAGCTTGTGCCGACGTCGGTTCTGGGCGGGGCGATGGTTGCCCTGTTCGGCATGGTGGTTTCTTCCGGCATTCGGATGTTAGGGGATCAAGTAGACCTTAACCGTCATGAGAATCTGTTCATTATCGCGTGTTCCGTTGGTATGGGTCTTGGCGTCACAACCGTGCCGGGCCTGTTCGCCAGCCTGCCCGACAACCTGCGCATTCTTGCCGATAACGGCATCGTGGCCGGCAGCTTGACCGCGATTGTGCTGAATCTGATCTTTAACGGCTTGAAGTATACGAAGCCGACCCGCACTGAGCGAGGTGAGACGACAGAAGGGCACGCAGCTTAA
- a CDS encoding xanthine phosphoribosyltransferase, whose product MQLLQNKVKEEGIVLSGQVLKVDSFLNHQMDPVLMKEVGKEFTRLFKEANVTRVLTIESSGIAPGIMTALEMEVPLIFARKQKSLTLREDIFVEKVYSFTKQETNEITVAKKFIKPGDKVLIVDDFLANGEAAFGLARIVEQAGAEVVGIGIVIEKAFQPGGRLLAEAGYRVESLVRIASLEDGVVTFA is encoded by the coding sequence ATGCAATTACTGCAGAACAAAGTGAAAGAGGAAGGCATTGTATTAAGCGGACAGGTACTGAAGGTGGATTCGTTCCTGAATCACCAGATGGATCCGGTATTGATGAAAGAGGTGGGAAAGGAATTTACGCGATTGTTCAAGGAAGCGAACGTGACTCGCGTATTGACCATCGAATCCTCCGGCATCGCACCGGGCATCATGACCGCGCTTGAGATGGAAGTGCCTCTCATCTTTGCACGGAAGCAGAAATCGCTGACGCTCCGTGAGGATATATTCGTGGAGAAGGTGTACTCCTTCACGAAGCAGGAGACCAACGAAATTACGGTCGCTAAGAAATTCATCAAGCCGGGCGATAAAGTACTGATCGTGGATGACTTCCTTGCCAACGGCGAGGCGGCATTCGGGCTTGCCCGAATCGTCGAGCAGGCGGGTGCCGAAGTGGTGGGCATCGGGATCGTCATTGAAAAGGCGTTTCAACCGGGAGGACGCCTGCTGGCCGAAGCGGGCTACCGGGTAGAATCGCTCGTACGGATTGCATCACTTGAAGACGGCGTAGTGACATTCGCATAG